In Paroedura picta isolate Pp20150507F chromosome 6, Ppicta_v3.0, whole genome shotgun sequence, one genomic interval encodes:
- the EPCIP gene encoding exosomal polycystin-1-interacting protein, giving the protein MNPVKMMVAPKHHLFLIGFFGFCVDCFVQGQKNNTLIFTKENTIRNCTCPDDIGDNDCDYSLANLICNCKTVLPNTIEKTYYNNLTIWFTDTATLGMLLNLTAVHDLKLSLCGSVPLSSEYLTIWGLQRLQIKRDRNGQLPDQSLTIFGSYDKNTQDKVKVQCKGRQKITYISILYTSLFNRYSPLKAYSVENISNIADHFPSLPYSDNFSTTNNKRYVITFIY; this is encoded by the coding sequence ATGAACCCTGTAAAAATGATGGTAGCCCCAAAGCATCATCTCTTTTTGATTGGCTTCTTTGGGTTTTGTGTGGATTGTTTTGTACAGGGCCAAAAAAACAACACTCTAATTTTCACCAAGGAAAACACAATTCGTAATTGCACGTGTCCTGATGATATTGGCGACAATGACTGTGATTACAGTTTGGCAAACCTAATCTGTAACTGTAAGACTGTCTTGCCTAATACAATAGAAAAAACCTACTACAACAATTTGACGATTTGGTTCACAGACACAGCTACGCTGGGAATGCTGCTAAACCTTACAGCAGTGCATGACTTGAAGCTCTCACTCTGTGGCTCTGTTCCTCTGTCATCTGAGTACCTGACTATCTGGGGATTGCAAAGACTACAGATAAAAAGGGACCGCAATGGTCAGTTACCAGACCAGAGTTTAACTATCTTTGGTAGTTACGACAAGAACACGCAAGACAAAGTGAAGGTACAGTGTAAAGGAAGGCAAAAGATTACTTATATATCCATTCTATACACGTCTCTTTTCAACAGGTACTCCCCACTGAAAGCATATAGTGTGGAAAATATTTCCAACATAGCAGACCACTTTCCAAGTCTACCGTATTCTGATAACTTCTCCACTACTAATAACAAAAGATATGTCATAACATTCATTTACTGA